In Curtobacterium sp. MCPF17_002, one genomic interval encodes:
- a CDS encoding GntR family transcriptional regulator → MDRSTSHPGRGGDDRGGIRRSLLRDAVFVRLLDNVLRGVYRRGQRIRLDTIADDMRVSRTPVREALAPLEALRLVTVQRYVGVVITNWTVEHMTERIRIARTMLTEPSAGTESSIDRFDPAWLRECVTEGGAFVELGSWWLRRHGAAVSADWLMSQHALLDAFFTDDVALANGIDAVVARRERMQIVDRAVAAAEADALDECAVALVELASALIAMPDRFRSAA, encoded by the coding sequence ATGGATCGATCGACGAGCCACCCGGGTCGCGGCGGCGATGACCGGGGCGGCATCCGGCGGAGCCTGCTGCGCGACGCAGTGTTCGTGCGGCTGCTCGACAACGTGCTGCGCGGTGTGTACCGGCGGGGACAGCGGATCCGCCTCGACACCATCGCCGACGACATGCGCGTGTCCCGCACCCCCGTGCGCGAAGCACTCGCCCCGCTCGAGGCCCTGCGGCTCGTGACCGTGCAGCGGTACGTCGGGGTCGTCATCACGAACTGGACCGTCGAGCACATGACCGAACGGATCCGGATCGCCCGGACGATGCTCACCGAGCCCTCGGCGGGGACCGAGAGCTCGATCGACCGCTTCGACCCGGCATGGCTGCGGGAGTGCGTCACCGAGGGCGGGGCCTTCGTCGAACTCGGGTCCTGGTGGCTCCGCCGGCACGGGGCAGCCGTCAGCGCCGACTGGCTGATGTCGCAGCACGCCCTGCTCGACGCCTTCTTCACCGACGACGTGGCACTCGCGAACGGGATCGACGCCGTCGTCGCGCGGCGCGAGCGCATGCAGATCGTCGATCGGGCGGTGGCCGCAGCCGAGGCCGACGCCCTCGACGAGTGCGCCGTCGCGCTGGTCGAACTCGCTTCGGCGCTCATCGCGATGCCGGATCGGTTCCGCTCGGCCGCCTGA
- a CDS encoding MFS transporter, whose product MSSTNGTIKSLVPARMDRLPWTRFHWSVVVGLGVSWILDGLEIQIVSNAGFQADLNLSTQQVTSLGTIYLVGQVVGALVFGRMSDRLGRRKLFILTLAIYLIGSGIAGLAQDFWFLAAFRFVAGLGIGGEYAAINSAIDELIPSKYRGHVDIAINGTYWGGAALGAFANIYLLDTAHFAENIGWRIGFFLGPVLGIAIIFLRRHIPESPRWLMTHGREEEADATVTQIEAAVEKSTGQRLPDVDQSKAMTVTPTDRVGFVTIARVLLKQYPTRTLVGATMMITQAFLYNAIFFTYALVLTNFFGLKTAQTSIYFFPFAIGNLLGPIILGRFFDTWGRRQMIFLTYLVSGLVLATSAFLFRADAISATVQVVFWCVSFFFASAGASSAYLTVSEIFPLELRSQAISYFFALAQVFGAVAPLIYGAFIGDGSSREPLFWGYLLGSAVMIGGGVVALIFGVDAARKGLEDVTQPLSVLTKEADRASK is encoded by the coding sequence GTGAGCAGCACGAACGGGACGATCAAGAGCCTGGTCCCCGCCAGGATGGACAGGTTGCCGTGGACACGGTTCCACTGGAGCGTCGTCGTGGGACTCGGCGTCTCCTGGATCCTCGACGGTCTGGAGATCCAGATCGTCTCGAACGCGGGCTTCCAGGCCGACCTGAACCTGTCGACGCAGCAGGTGACGTCCCTCGGGACGATCTACCTCGTCGGCCAGGTCGTCGGCGCACTCGTCTTCGGACGCATGTCCGACCGACTGGGTCGACGGAAGCTCTTCATCCTGACGCTGGCGATCTACCTGATCGGCTCCGGCATCGCGGGGCTCGCGCAGGACTTCTGGTTCCTCGCGGCCTTCCGCTTCGTCGCCGGCCTCGGCATCGGCGGTGAGTACGCGGCGATCAACTCCGCGATCGACGAGCTCATCCCGTCGAAGTACCGCGGCCACGTCGACATCGCCATCAACGGCACCTACTGGGGCGGCGCGGCCCTCGGCGCGTTCGCGAACATCTACCTGCTCGACACCGCCCACTTCGCCGAGAACATCGGCTGGCGCATCGGCTTCTTCCTCGGCCCGGTGCTCGGCATCGCGATCATCTTCCTCCGACGCCACATCCCGGAGAGTCCACGGTGGTTGATGACCCACGGGCGCGAGGAGGAGGCCGACGCGACGGTCACGCAGATCGAGGCCGCCGTCGAGAAGTCGACCGGACAGCGCCTGCCGGACGTCGACCAGTCGAAGGCGATGACGGTCACGCCGACCGACCGCGTCGGGTTCGTGACGATCGCGCGGGTGCTCCTCAAGCAGTACCCGACCCGCACCCTCGTCGGCGCCACGATGATGATCACCCAGGCATTCCTCTACAACGCGATCTTCTTCACCTACGCGCTCGTCCTGACGAACTTCTTCGGGCTGAAGACCGCGCAGACGTCGATCTACTTCTTCCCCTTCGCGATCGGGAACCTGCTCGGCCCGATCATCCTCGGACGGTTCTTCGACACGTGGGGCCGTCGCCAGATGATCTTCCTGACGTACCTCGTGTCCGGCCTGGTCCTCGCCACCTCGGCGTTCCTGTTCCGGGCGGACGCGATCAGCGCCACCGTGCAGGTCGTCTTCTGGTGCGTCTCGTTCTTCTTCGCCTCGGCGGGTGCCTCGAGCGCCTACCTCACCGTCAGCGAGATCTTCCCGCTGGAACTGCGATCGCAGGCCATCTCGTACTTCTTCGCGCTGGCGCAGGTCTTCGGTGCCGTCGCGCCGCTGATCTACGGGGCGTTCATCGGGGACGGGTCGTCCCGTGAGCCGTTGTTCTGGGGGTACCTGCTCGGGTCCGCGGTGATGATCGGGGGTGGCGTCGTGGCGCTGATCTTCGGGGTCGATGCGGCGCGGAAGGGGCTCGAGGACGTCACGCAGCCGCTGTCGGTCCTGACCAAGGAAGCGGACCGGGCGTCGAAGTAG
- a CDS encoding AAA family ATPase: MTRPSIRTVGELRASGHVQKSVRAEIRDNLLSALREGRDPWPGLHGFATTVVPQLERALIAGHDIVLLGERGQGKTRLLRTLQGLLDEWTPVIAGSELGEHPFEPITTASIRRAEDLGDAMPIDWRHRDDRYVEKLATPDTSVADLIGDVDPMKVAEGRSLGDPETIHFGLVPRGHRGIVAINELPDLAERIQVAMLNVMEERDVQIRGYVLRLPLDVLVVASANPEDYTNRGRIITPLKDRFGAEIRTHYPIELEDEIAVINQEAQLTADVPDALIEILARFTRALRGSSAVDQRSGVSARFAIAGAETVSAAAVHRAARQGEDHAVARPIDLETAVDVLGGKIEFENGEEDRADEVLEHLLRTATAETVRSRFRGLDFAVLVEALDGGTMVTTGEQVSARAFLEGLPSIGESDLYDQVCDRLGAKNDGERAGAIELALEGLYLARRISKESGGGEAVYG; this comes from the coding sequence GTGACCCGACCCTCCATCAGAACGGTCGGCGAGCTCCGTGCCTCTGGTCACGTCCAGAAGTCGGTCCGCGCCGAGATCCGCGACAACCTGCTCAGTGCCCTCCGCGAGGGCCGTGACCCGTGGCCCGGCCTCCACGGCTTCGCCACCACCGTCGTCCCCCAGCTCGAACGCGCCCTCATCGCCGGCCACGACATCGTGCTGCTCGGCGAGCGCGGGCAGGGCAAGACCCGTCTGCTCCGCACCCTGCAGGGCCTGCTCGACGAGTGGACGCCGGTCATCGCCGGCTCCGAGCTCGGCGAGCACCCCTTCGAGCCCATCACGACCGCGAGCATCCGGCGTGCGGAGGACCTCGGCGACGCCATGCCGATCGACTGGCGGCACCGTGACGACCGCTACGTCGAGAAGCTCGCGACGCCGGACACGAGCGTGGCGGACCTCATCGGCGACGTCGACCCGATGAAGGTGGCAGAGGGACGCAGCCTCGGCGACCCGGAGACGATCCACTTCGGCCTCGTCCCGCGCGGGCACCGCGGCATCGTCGCGATCAACGAGCTCCCCGACCTGGCCGAACGCATCCAGGTCGCGATGCTCAACGTCATGGAGGAGCGCGACGTCCAGATCCGCGGCTACGTCCTGCGGCTGCCGCTCGACGTGCTCGTCGTCGCCAGCGCCAACCCCGAGGACTACACGAACCGCGGCCGGATCATCACCCCGCTCAAGGACCGCTTCGGTGCCGAGATCCGGACCCACTACCCGATCGAGCTCGAGGACGAGATCGCCGTCATCAACCAGGAGGCGCAGCTCACCGCCGACGTCCCGGACGCGCTCATCGAGATCCTCGCCCGGTTCACCCGTGCGCTCCGGGGATCGAGCGCGGTCGACCAGCGGAGCGGCGTCAGTGCCCGGTTCGCGATCGCCGGGGCCGAGACGGTCTCCGCCGCCGCCGTGCACCGTGCGGCGCGGCAGGGCGAGGACCACGCGGTCGCACGGCCGATCGACCTCGAGACGGCGGTCGACGTGCTCGGCGGCAAGATCGAGTTCGAGAACGGCGAAGAGGACCGCGCCGACGAGGTGCTCGAGCACCTGCTCCGGACGGCCACGGCGGAGACCGTGCGCTCCCGGTTCCGCGGACTCGACTTCGCCGTGCTCGTCGAGGCGCTCGACGGCGGCACGATGGTGACCACCGGCGAACAGGTCAGCGCCCGCGCGTTCCTCGAGGGGCTGCCCTCCATCGGCGAGTCCGACCTGTACGACCAGGTGTGCGACCGGCTCGGCGCGAAGAACGACGGCGAACGTGCCGGCGCGATCGAGCTCGCGCTCGAGGGCCTCTACCTGGCCCGGCGCATCAGCAAGGAGTCCGGCGGGGGCGAAGCCGTCTATGGCTAG
- a CDS encoding VWA domain-containing protein — MARQNRRLSRDARYGRYEDGPDPLAPPVDLAEALDAIGEDVMGGTSPERAIREFLRRGGRDRRGLDDLARRVAERRRELTSRNNLDGTLQQVKQLLDEAVLAERGQLARDTDIDDGDRALAEMQLDSLSPSPASAVQELSGYDWKSPTARQKYEEIKDLLGREMLDQRFAGMKQALEGATDQDRQAVAAMMRDLNALLDAHARGEDTAEQFDAFMAEHGQYFPSDPKNVEELLDDLAARAAAAQRMRNSMTQEQRDELDALAQQAFGSPDLMGQLAQLDDTLRSLRPGEDWGSSERMDGEQGLGLGDGTGVFQDIADLDALADQIAQSGPGSDLDDLDLDALARQLGAEAAVDAKTLQQLEKALRNSGAMRRGADGQLRLTPKAMRQLGKSLLRDVAERMSGRQGARDLRRAGATGEPSGSTRQWQYGDTEPWDVTRSITNALTRAAASGRIGPGVHLEIDDVEVQETEARTQACVALLVDTSFSMAMEDRWVPMKRTALALHTLVSTRFRGDDLQLIAFGREAEVMDIEQLVGLDAMWDKGTNLHHGLLLANRHFRKHPTAQPVLLIVTDGEPTSHLEPNGQVWFGYPPDPITIALSVRELENAGRLGAQTTFFRLGDDPGLARFVDAMAKRVDGTVVAPENDDLGVAVVGSYLGSRRGGNPLFRDDWVG; from the coding sequence ATGGCTAGGCAGAACCGGCGGCTGTCGCGCGACGCCCGCTACGGACGGTACGAGGACGGCCCCGATCCCCTGGCGCCGCCCGTCGACCTGGCCGAGGCGCTCGACGCGATCGGCGAGGACGTGATGGGCGGGACCTCGCCCGAACGTGCCATCCGGGAGTTCCTCCGCCGTGGCGGTCGGGACCGACGCGGCCTCGACGACCTCGCACGCCGGGTCGCCGAACGACGCCGCGAGCTGACGAGCCGCAACAACCTCGACGGCACGCTGCAGCAGGTCAAGCAGCTGCTCGACGAGGCCGTGCTCGCCGAACGTGGGCAGCTCGCCCGGGACACCGACATCGACGACGGTGACCGTGCCCTCGCCGAGATGCAGCTCGACAGCCTCTCCCCCTCGCCGGCGTCCGCCGTGCAGGAGCTCAGCGGCTACGACTGGAAGAGCCCGACCGCACGGCAGAAGTACGAGGAGATCAAGGACCTGCTCGGCCGCGAGATGCTCGACCAGCGCTTCGCCGGCATGAAGCAGGCGCTCGAGGGTGCCACCGACCAGGACCGGCAGGCCGTGGCCGCCATGATGCGCGACCTCAACGCCCTGCTCGACGCGCACGCGCGCGGCGAGGACACCGCCGAGCAGTTCGACGCGTTCATGGCCGAGCACGGCCAGTACTTCCCGTCGGACCCGAAGAACGTCGAGGAGCTGCTCGACGACCTCGCCGCCCGTGCCGCCGCCGCCCAGCGGATGCGCAACTCGATGACCCAGGAACAACGGGACGAACTCGACGCCCTCGCCCAGCAGGCCTTCGGCTCGCCGGACCTGATGGGGCAGCTCGCACAGCTCGACGACACCCTCCGGTCCCTCCGCCCCGGCGAGGACTGGGGCAGCTCCGAACGGATGGACGGCGAACAGGGGCTCGGGCTCGGCGACGGCACCGGAGTCTTCCAGGACATCGCGGACCTCGATGCGCTCGCCGACCAGATCGCGCAGTCGGGTCCGGGATCCGACCTCGACGACCTCGACCTGGACGCCCTCGCCCGGCAGCTCGGCGCCGAAGCTGCCGTCGACGCGAAGACCCTGCAGCAGCTCGAGAAGGCGCTCCGGAACTCGGGAGCGATGCGCCGCGGGGCGGACGGGCAGCTCCGGCTCACCCCGAAGGCGATGCGGCAGCTCGGCAAGAGCCTGCTGCGCGACGTCGCCGAGCGGATGTCCGGCCGACAGGGTGCCCGTGACCTCCGCCGCGCCGGTGCGACCGGCGAGCCGTCCGGGTCGACAAGGCAGTGGCAGTACGGCGACACCGAGCCGTGGGACGTCACACGGTCGATCACGAACGCCCTCACCCGTGCTGCGGCGTCCGGCCGGATCGGGCCCGGCGTCCACCTGGAGATCGACGACGTCGAGGTGCAGGAGACCGAGGCGCGGACGCAGGCGTGCGTGGCGCTCCTCGTCGACACCTCGTTCTCGATGGCGATGGAGGACCGGTGGGTGCCGATGAAGCGCACCGCCCTCGCACTCCACACCCTCGTCTCGACCCGGTTCCGCGGCGACGACCTGCAGCTCATCGCCTTCGGTCGCGAGGCCGAGGTGATGGACATCGAACAGCTCGTCGGCCTCGACGCCATGTGGGACAAGGGCACGAACCTGCACCACGGGCTCCTCCTCGCCAACCGCCACTTCCGGAAGCACCCGACTGCGCAGCCCGTCCTGCTCATCGTCACCGACGGCGAGCCGACCTCGCACCTCGAGCCGAACGGGCAGGTGTGGTTCGGGTACCCGCCGGACCCGATCACGATCGCCTTGTCCGTCCGGGAACTCGAGAACGCCGGACGGCTCGGCGCCCAGACGACCTTCTTCCGGCTCGGGGACGATCCCGGGCTGGCCCGGTTCGTCGACGCCATGGCGAAGCGCGTGGACGGCACGGTGGTCGCACCGGAGAACGACGACCTCGGGGTCGCGGTCGTCGGGTCGTACCTGGGTTCGCGTCGCGGTGGCAACCCCCTGTTCCGTGACGACTGGGTGGGCTGA
- a CDS encoding IS481 family transposase: MSHANAALTPRARLRLARLIVEDGWPIRHAAVFFHVSWPTAKRWADRYAAMGEAGMQDRSSRPHRSPNRTQQALVKQIVGLRWRKRLGPVAIGGRLGMPASTVHAVLTRCRVNRLHHIDVRTGEQVRRYEHEYPGSMIHVDVKKLGNIPDGGGWRFVGRAQGGKNRAATPGTGRSKYRGVLVGTAFVHTVIDDHSRVAYAEIHEDEKAVTAIGVLRRAVSWFAARGVRVERVLSDNGSAYKSHAWRDACTELGITPKKTRPYRPQTNGKIERFHRTLADGWAFSRHYPTEAARRNALPGWLHHYNHHRPHTAIGNRSPITRLTNVPGQYS, translated from the coding sequence ATGTCCCACGCTAACGCTGCGCTGACACCGCGCGCGCGTCTCCGGCTCGCGCGCCTCATCGTCGAGGATGGCTGGCCCATCCGACACGCAGCCGTGTTCTTCCACGTGTCCTGGCCGACGGCGAAGCGGTGGGCCGATCGGTACGCGGCAATGGGCGAGGCCGGCATGCAGGACCGGTCCTCTCGACCACACCGATCGCCGAACCGCACCCAACAAGCGCTCGTGAAACAGATCGTCGGACTCCGCTGGCGCAAACGGCTGGGGCCTGTCGCTATCGGCGGACGCCTGGGCATGCCGGCGTCCACGGTGCATGCCGTGCTGACACGGTGCCGGGTCAACCGGCTGCACCACATCGACGTCCGGACCGGGGAGCAGGTGCGCCGATACGAGCACGAGTATCCCGGCTCGATGATCCACGTCGACGTGAAGAAGCTCGGCAACATCCCTGACGGCGGCGGATGGCGCTTCGTCGGCCGAGCCCAGGGCGGGAAGAACCGAGCAGCGACTCCAGGGACAGGCCGCAGCAAGTACCGCGGAGTCCTCGTCGGAACTGCGTTCGTGCACACCGTCATCGACGACCACTCCCGCGTCGCCTACGCCGAGATCCACGAAGACGAGAAAGCGGTCACCGCGATCGGGGTGCTCCGCCGCGCGGTGTCGTGGTTCGCAGCTCGCGGCGTCCGAGTCGAACGCGTTCTCTCCGACAACGGGTCGGCTTACAAATCCCACGCCTGGCGTGATGCTTGCACCGAGCTCGGGATCACTCCGAAAAAGACCCGCCCATACCGGCCACAAACGAACGGCAAGATCGAGCGATTCCACCGCACACTCGCCGACGGATGGGCATTCTCACGCCACTACCCGACCGAAGCTGCACGCAGGAACGCGCTCCCGGGATGGCTGCATCACTACAATCACCACCGGCCCCACACCGCCATCGGGAACCGGTCACCCATCACACGATTGACCAACGTCCCTGGGCAGTACAGCTAG
- a CDS encoding SCO1664 family protein, producing the protein MTDGSLSIRARIREASNATFLADLDGASVVYKPIEGERPLWDFPDGTLADREVAAYLVSEALGWGVVPPTWMGDGPFGRGMVQRWQDVDPGQDAVDLVATEDADAEDAPWLPVLEAIDEQDRPVTLVHEDTSALRRMAVFDVIVNNADRKGGHVLAMPDGHRFGVDHGLAFHVEHKLRTVLWGWIGEPLDADELEGIDRVSEALHGELGAALDEHLTVAEVDTLRARCAALRAVGVFPPPPGHGPAVPWPLF; encoded by the coding sequence ATGACCGACGGATCGCTGTCCATCCGGGCACGCATCCGGGAAGCCTCGAACGCCACGTTCCTCGCCGACCTCGACGGTGCGTCCGTCGTGTACAAGCCGATCGAGGGGGAGCGACCGCTCTGGGACTTCCCGGACGGCACGCTCGCCGATCGTGAGGTCGCTGCGTACCTCGTTTCGGAGGCCCTCGGCTGGGGTGTCGTCCCCCCGACCTGGATGGGCGACGGACCCTTCGGTCGGGGCATGGTGCAGCGCTGGCAGGACGTCGATCCCGGGCAGGACGCGGTCGACCTCGTCGCGACGGAGGACGCCGACGCCGAGGACGCCCCGTGGCTGCCGGTGCTCGAGGCGATCGACGAACAGGACCGCCCGGTGACGCTCGTGCACGAGGACACGAGCGCGTTGCGGCGGATGGCGGTGTTCGACGTCATCGTGAACAACGCGGACCGGAAGGGCGGACACGTCCTCGCGATGCCGGACGGTCACCGCTTCGGCGTCGACCACGGACTCGCCTTCCACGTCGAACACAAGCTCAGGACGGTGCTGTGGGGGTGGATCGGGGAACCGCTCGACGCGGACGAACTCGAGGGCATCGACCGGGTGTCCGAGGCGCTCCACGGCGAACTCGGCGCAGCCCTCGACGAGCACCTGACGGTGGCCGAGGTGGACACGCTCCGAGCGCGGTGCGCCGCGCTGCGCGCGGTCGGCGTCTTCCCGCCGCCGCCAGGACACGGCCCGGCCGTTCCCTGGCCGCTCTTCTAG
- a CDS encoding DUF3090 domain-containing protein — protein MPTIVHGFDWPDRLVVGTVGLPGERSFYIQARDGRRVTSVALEKEQSAVLADKIDELLDEVATVEDNRFSVPPSAPTELRDGAPLDQPVEPEFRAGALSLGFDPATAQVVIEAYPIDDEIEIIAETGDDGEEIEAVVEIPEPAELFQVKIPVGTARAFVERTREVVASGRPPGAE, from the coding sequence ATGCCCACCATCGTGCACGGCTTCGACTGGCCGGATCGTCTCGTCGTCGGGACGGTCGGCCTCCCGGGCGAGCGCTCGTTCTACATCCAGGCCCGAGACGGCCGTCGGGTGACCAGCGTCGCGCTCGAGAAGGAGCAGTCGGCGGTCCTCGCCGACAAGATCGACGAGCTCCTCGACGAGGTCGCCACGGTCGAGGACAACCGCTTCAGCGTCCCGCCCTCCGCGCCGACCGAGCTGCGCGACGGCGCACCCCTCGACCAGCCCGTCGAGCCCGAGTTCCGCGCCGGCGCCCTGAGCCTCGGCTTCGACCCGGCGACCGCGCAGGTCGTCATCGAGGCGTACCCGATCGACGACGAGATCGAGATCATCGCGGAGACGGGCGACGACGGCGAGGAGATCGAGGCCGTGGTCGAGATCCCCGAACCGGCTGAGCTGTTCCAGGTGAAGATCCCCGTCGGCACCGCCCGCGCGTTCGTCGAGCGCACACGCGAAGTCGTCGCGTCGGGCCGTCCGCCCGGCGCCGAATGA
- a CDS encoding histidine phosphatase family protein — protein MATVLLVRHGRTTANATGVLAGRTAGVALDAVGRQQAARTADRIAAVPLAAVVSSPLERCRQTSRAVLERQTASPETRVERAITECDYGDWQGRKLADLSKEPLWRTVQANPSAVVFPGGESMQGMQSRAVAAIRRIDAEVEAAHGPTAVWVAVSHGDVIKSVLADALGMHLDLFQRIAVGPASVSIVRYGEHRPEVVASNTESGDLAWLAAAAAPTADAAVGGGAGHDDPSGETGPARA, from the coding sequence ATGGCGACCGTCCTCCTCGTCCGGCACGGACGCACCACCGCGAACGCGACCGGCGTGCTCGCCGGACGGACGGCCGGGGTCGCCCTCGACGCCGTCGGGCGCCAGCAGGCGGCACGCACCGCCGACCGGATCGCCGCCGTGCCGCTCGCCGCCGTGGTGTCGAGCCCGCTCGAACGGTGCCGGCAGACCTCGCGAGCGGTGCTCGAACGGCAGACGGCCAGCCCGGAGACCCGTGTCGAACGGGCCATCACCGAGTGCGACTACGGCGACTGGCAGGGCCGGAAGCTCGCCGACCTGTCGAAGGAACCGCTCTGGCGGACGGTGCAGGCGAACCCGAGCGCCGTGGTGTTCCCCGGCGGCGAGTCCATGCAGGGCATGCAGTCCCGTGCGGTCGCGGCGATCCGGCGCATCGACGCCGAGGTCGAGGCCGCGCACGGACCGACGGCGGTCTGGGTCGCGGTGAGCCACGGCGACGTCATCAAGTCCGTCCTCGCCGACGCCCTCGGCATGCACCTCGACCTGTTCCAGCGCATCGCCGTCGGACCCGCCTCGGTGTCCATCGTGCGCTACGGCGAGCACCGCCCCGAGGTCGTTGCGTCGAACACCGAGTCGGGCGACCTCGCCTGGCTGGCGGCCGCAGCCGCGCCGACGGCGGACGCTGCGGTCGGTGGTGGGGCCGGTCACGACGACCCCTCCGGCGAGACAGGTCCTGCCAGAGCCTGA
- a CDS encoding MFS transporter — MIGRHRAALFATSTMTGFGIASWITRTPAVRDELGASIEAMGFVLLGLSIGSMIGILGAGALVRRLGTRPLIVLGGALPVTGMLLVALLAPAQAAVGVWAGLFLIGFGSGVAEIGLNVEAAAVERQISRPVVPMLHACFSLGTVIGGAVGIALTAVGTPVLLHLLLATVVMAGLATFAATNLRPIPREAPTAAAAVAGDDVAAAAPRLRAVLTAQVLLIAVITLAMAFAEGAASDWLPLLMTTDHDTPEVTGSLVFTGFALAMFIGRSAGTPLVARFGRAPVIRVCAAVGVVGVLLVVVSPSPWLTAAAAGVWGLGIALGFPLAISAAGDHSTDGDRRVSVVATAGYIAFLAGPPALGFLGEHLGLQTAMLVPAALLVVALLAAPATRNRVVPAIPGRPVPAPTGSSD, encoded by the coding sequence ATGATCGGGCGCCACCGCGCGGCACTCTTCGCCACGTCGACGATGACCGGGTTCGGGATCGCGTCGTGGATCACCCGCACACCCGCGGTCCGCGACGAGCTCGGGGCCTCGATCGAGGCGATGGGGTTCGTCCTGCTCGGCCTGTCGATCGGGTCGATGATCGGGATCCTCGGTGCCGGCGCGCTCGTCCGACGGCTCGGCACCCGTCCGCTCATCGTCCTCGGCGGCGCCCTCCCCGTCACCGGGATGCTCCTGGTCGCGCTGCTCGCCCCCGCGCAGGCGGCCGTCGGGGTCTGGGCCGGGCTCTTCCTCATCGGCTTCGGCTCGGGCGTCGCCGAGATCGGCCTCAACGTCGAGGCGGCGGCGGTCGAACGGCAGATCTCCCGGCCGGTGGTCCCGATGCTGCACGCCTGCTTCAGCCTCGGCACGGTGATCGGCGGGGCCGTCGGCATCGCCCTGACCGCCGTCGGCACCCCCGTGCTCCTCCACCTGCTCCTCGCCACGGTCGTGATGGCCGGACTCGCGACCTTCGCCGCGACGAACCTCCGACCGATCCCCCGGGAGGCGCCGACTGCGGCGGCGGCGGTCGCCGGCGACGACGTGGCCGCTGCAGCGCCCCGCCTGCGCGCCGTCCTCACCGCGCAGGTGCTCCTCATCGCCGTGATCACCCTGGCCATGGCCTTCGCCGAGGGGGCCGCGAGCGACTGGCTCCCCCTCCTCATGACGACCGACCACGACACCCCGGAGGTCACCGGCTCCCTCGTGTTCACCGGCTTCGCGCTGGCGATGTTCATCGGCCGGTCGGCCGGCACGCCCCTCGTGGCGCGGTTCGGCCGCGCGCCGGTCATCCGGGTGTGCGCCGCCGTCGGTGTCGTCGGGGTCCTGCTCGTCGTCGTGTCCCCGAGCCCGTGGCTGACCGCGGCCGCAGCGGGCGTCTGGGGCCTCGGGATCGCCCTCGGGTTCCCACTCGCGATCTCGGCCGCCGGCGACCACTCGACCGACGGCGACCGGCGCGTCTCCGTCGTGGCCACGGCTGGCTACATCGCGTTCCTCGCCGGGCCGCCCGCGCTCGGGTTCCTCGGCGAGCACCTCGGCCTGCAGACGGCGATGCTCGTGCCGGCGGCCCTGCTCGTGGTCGCGCTGTTGGCGGCGCCAGCGACGCGGAACCGAGTCGTCCCGGCGATTCCCGGTCGCCCCGTCCCCGCGCCGACCGGGTCGTCGGACTGA
- a CDS encoding alpha/beta hydrolase: MPETTTLPRPPFDPEFVPFLTAMDERGRFHLTTEMLPPMRQLDMTEVQLDEGLHARGLERRSITVPGHLGDPITLAVIQRIGRTGPAACAYAIHGGGMMFGHHLGNLDSYDEWLLVHDVVLVSPDYRLAPEHPDPYPVEDCYAGLVWTAEHADELGVDPNRILIVGQSAGAGLAAGTALLARDRQGPGVIGQVLVSPMLDDRDATLSAQQFDGVGVADREMTRFGWDAYLGDRRGGDDVSVYAAPGRATDLAALPPAYVDCGSTEVFRDETVTFASALWAAGVQAELHVWPGAFHGSTSMMPEAVLSQRATQALREWTGRLLDSAV, encoded by the coding sequence GTGCCTGAGACCACCACGCTTCCCCGCCCACCGTTCGACCCCGAGTTCGTCCCCTTCCTCACCGCGATGGACGAACGCGGCCGCTTCCACCTCACCACCGAGATGCTGCCGCCGATGCGACAGCTCGACATGACCGAAGTGCAGCTCGACGAAGGACTGCACGCCCGCGGCCTGGAGAGACGCAGCATCACCGTCCCCGGACACCTCGGCGACCCGATCACCCTCGCCGTGATCCAGCGCATCGGGCGCACGGGGCCAGCGGCCTGCGCCTACGCGATCCACGGCGGCGGAATGATGTTCGGCCACCACCTCGGCAACCTCGACTCCTACGACGAGTGGCTGCTCGTGCACGACGTCGTCCTCGTCAGCCCCGACTACCGCCTCGCTCCGGAACACCCCGACCCGTACCCGGTCGAGGACTGCTACGCCGGCCTCGTCTGGACCGCCGAGCACGCCGACGAACTCGGCGTCGACCCGAACCGCATCCTCATCGTCGGCCAGAGCGCCGGCGCCGGACTCGCCGCCGGCACCGCACTCCTGGCCCGCGACCGCCAAGGCCCGGGCGTCATCGGGCAGGTACTCGTCAGCCCCATGCTGGACGACCGTGACGCCACCCTCTCCGCACAGCAGTTCGACGGTGTCGGCGTCGCCGACCGTGAGATGACCCGGTTCGGCTGGGACGCCTACCTCGGCGACCGACGCGGTGGCGACGATGTCTCCGTCTACGCCGCACCCGGCCGCGCGACCGACCTCGCCGCGCTCCCGCCCGCGTACGTCGACTGCGGCAGCACCGAGGTGTTCCGCGACGAGACCGTCACCTTCGCCAGCGCACTCTGGGCCGCCGGCGTCCAAGCGGAACTGCACGTGTGGCCGGGAGCATTCCACGGGTCGACGAGCATGATGCCGGAAGCAGTCTTGTCGCAACGGGCAACGCAAGCCCTGCGGGAATGGACCGGACGGCTCCTCGACTCCGCCGTCTGA